The genome window ttttttttcaaaaaagtaaaaataaaaatatagcggatcaacttactttgaaaaaaaagagatcaaaatgcccttgtattaacgccattttaacgattttgttgaaggaggaccaaaaatggtcatgccacaataatactaggaccaaatgtggatgttttaataaaaatggactaaaagtggactaacACCTATAGATATAggataaaaaaaatggaattaactctttaaaattactaataaatgcaatatatattactatattagaaagTATGtcgtcataatttttttttttttttgaaaactcgtcataattattttaatttacttcaCCTTAAGAATATTTTAGTTGCTAACattaaatactaataataataataattattattattattattattattattattattattattgaacacAATAGGGAATACACGTTTACTCAATAGAATGCAAAAACAAAGAGTTTAATGTTTCCCTTAtttcactaatttttttaaacactttattctttacaaggtagtatgtgttttatactttatttttttcaacCCAAAGAACCGGTACCCTACTACCGGGGTTTGATCCTATGATTACCcatttaaaaaatgtaacaaatgtgtcatcacactacataatagttagtcctaaatttaaataatttattggcAAAATCATGGATATGTCATAATCAATTTAACATAGTTAAAGCCAATGAGAGTTAGATGCCAATTTAACATTGAATTTATTCATAAAAGGGGATGGGGTAATGAAAATGCAAAAGGAGAAGGAAAGCTGTGAATGTGCATGCTTCAGCtaaataattaaggaaatgcTTTGGTAACCCACTCATTGAAAGCAAATGATCTGTCCATTTtcacttattatatatatattttttacaaattgtCAAATAAACTTTCTAATAGAGCAgataatgtaaattttttatagGTAAATTATTTCAATGTGACACACCTTAGACTAACCACTAAAACAAAACTAACCATTCGtaattattgtaatatataaatagaCGTTAATTCTTTGTTAAAAACCAAATACCACTTTGTGCTCCCAAGTGCaacttaattctttaattgaaaataataaataaataaattatagtgCCTGTGGAATATGTGCGGGGTGCGTGCAGAGTATGTATGTAGTGCATGCATGTATGCATGCGTGTGGAATATGTACGAGGTGCGTGCGGGGTGCGTGCAGAGTATGTATGTAGTGCGTGCATAGTAAAGAAACCTCATCCGGCGTTGATGAATTTGTATCGAGATCCTAATTAAACTTCAAAAAAATGAGATATgattgaaatataaaaattgaaagatCTTGGATGtatagaaaacaagaaaaagaaaaacaaaagtaaCGATTGATGGCCATTATTACCCATTGTCattccccttttttcttttttttttttcttttttagtcaATACTCCAAAGTTAAACTATTGCACCAAAGTTCCTCTTATACTTCCTCTAATAATTAGTTTCTAGCCTAGTATTACTATGCAATCATTTAAAACATATCCTTTGAACCAAAATTAGACAACAAAGATGCAGCGGATAGCCAATATATAGGACCAATATAGATGAAATGTGCTTGAAGTAACTCGAAAACACAGTGGCTTATAAGGTAGTGAATTAACATACCAAACTTCATTTAAGAgtacaacattttaaaatatttctataGACTCAACCAAACTCATCCCTAGACATTGCATTTTGCGGGATTAAGAACAAGTAACATGTAGGGCTGAGCAAGACCCGAAAAAACCAACAAAACCGACCGAACCGCCGGCCGAATAGCAACTGCCGAACCGGGCCGAACCCGAACATTAAAAACCGAACCGATCGtctgaaacgacgtcggttaagtGGCTGCGGGTTGGGGGCTCCAAAAACGCATCCGAACCGTCCGATTACCCGATCAAATCTAGGGTTAGATATGCTATGTATTATACGACGTCGTTTGGTGTCGTAGTATATATATCCTTAGATAGGGTTTGAGGCTTCCGTAACTCCTCATTTGCGCAGTCGCGACTCATCCTAGGGTTTTCAGACCTCTCTGATTTCTCTCATTTCTCTCATTCTCTGAGttctctcactctctcagaCCTCAGTCGCGAATCGCGATCCCTCTCTGTTCTCGTTCTCGACTTCTCTAAATCTCTAAGAGTCTGAGACTCTGAGTTCTCTCGTTCTTCGTTGGTGACTTCCACAGTTCCACCCGGTGGCCGTTGGTNAGGGACTTGGCTGATTTGTTAGGAATTGAGCAAAGGTCTTCTTTGTGTCTAGATGTTCCAACCAGATGGAACTCTACATATTTGATGTTACAATCTGCTTTGACTTATCAGAAAGTCTTTGAATCTTGTGAAGACTCTGATAGTTCTTTCAAATCTGACTTGGGTGATTTTGTGCCTAATTTTATGGACTGGGAGTCTGTGAGCAGTTTGGTGGagttgttgaaatgtttttatgatatgacAATCAGAATTTCTGGATCTTTATATGTGACAGCTAACACATTTTTCAGTGAGATTTCTGATTTGAATTGTATTTTAACTGGAATGGTGGAAGCTGGTGGGGCAGTGAGTTTAATGGGGAGACATATGAAAGCAAAATTTGAGAAGTATTGGGGTGATATAGACAAGATGaatcttatgattttctttgCTAACATTCTAGACCCCAGGGATAAATTAGAGTATATGCCTACTCAAATTAATCATATGTATGGTGAGGAGAAAGGTAAACCATACTATGATAAAGTGCTTGCTGGtttgaatgagttatttgatGATTATTCTGTTCCTGCCACTTCTTCTGCTTCTGGTTCTTCTGTGTCTGCTGCTGTTGGTAGTGCTTCTTCTGTGAGTTCTGTCAGTTCTGTGTCTGTTGGAAGGCCACAACATTTACTCAAGtcccaaattaaaaaacaaagattgGAATCTGGGGGTAAGAAAAAAACTGAACTGGATATCTACTTGAGTGAGGCAATAGTTGAGGAGGAAAACTCCTTTGATATTCTGAGATGGTGGAAGATAAATGCTGTGAGGTTTCCCATCCTTTCTAAGCTTGCTAGGGATGTCCTAGCTATTCCAATCTCAACTGTTGCCTCTGAGTCTGCCTTCAGTACATCTGGGAGAGTATTGGATCCTTTTAGGAGTTCATTAACTCCAAAAATTGTGGAAGCTTTGGTGTGTACGCAGGATTGGCTTAGACTGCCCAATACTCCTCTATGTATTGAGGAAAATCTTGAAGAACTGGAGAGGTTTGAAAAAGGTAATTGTTTTAcacttaatttctttttgttgttgtacagttttttattcatattttgcatttaataatttacatttcTTATTTTGCAGAGTTAGTTGATGGTGGAAGTGGAAGGAATTTTGATCCTACACTGGCTACAATTCCAGTAATGTTATTCTTTATCATTACTTGTGTCTCCATTCTAATTAATTGTCAATTTACTCAATTGCATTCTAAAATCTAATCTCAGTTGGTATTTTTTGAGGCCATGGTAACTATGTGTTATTAGTTGCTGGCTTGAAtgagttgaatccttgattgcaCTGGTCCACTGTAAGTATGGTACTCTGCAACTGTAACTCTGTAAGACAGTAAGAGTGTAAGGCTTGGTAACTTTTTGTAAGTTGCCGCCTTATTTAACTCTGTTACTCTATTCTGTTTGTCCCTTTTATCAGTTTATGTGGCAAATGGCAATGATGAAGCTTCCACCTATAATCTGAAAAGAAGGATTAAGTTGGCATGTTGCTCTATATTTATTGAAGCAATTTGCCCTTAATTCAAAATTGATAGGAAACAATGCTTACTGAGCCAAAATTCCAACTTCCAAGTATTATacaattgtgttgtaattgttttcagttttcacttttcactaaCTTGTAAGTTATAACAATTAACAGGAAGAAGAGTAGGACTAACTGTTGCTGGGGCTGTGCACTAACTGAGTAAATGTTGCAGTGTTGCTGACTTGCTGTATCTGTAATTCTGAATTGTTATAAGCTTCTATGATGTATTCTCTTTTGGTCTGTAATAAGTAATTAAGTATCAAAGTATGATGTATCTATGATTTTTGCGAATTTCTCTTTTGGTCTGTAATAAGTCATAATTTGTAGTTAtagcttataacttataagttataactttaAGTTATAACTTAGAATCAGACATCTtagtaaagtttttaattggttttcagttttcacatttttttttgcatatattcTCAATCCGAATATAGGTCGgataaccgaccgaaccgaCTCAAACCGAAATTATGAAAAACCGATAGGGTTTAGTTCAAAATAAAATCGGGCTCCTGGCCGTCCGAATCGAACCGAACCGTCCGTTGCACAGCCCTAGTAACATGAAAGTTCAATTAATACATCTCATATGAATTTAATTAGTCGGGTTATTTTTGTAAAACACTTTTTAGTTGGGTTCATTTTATTAGAACAAATTCACCGGTCTTTCTCCGTCCATTTAACGGTCCGAGGCTGGGagtcgtcacttgtgggaattgaacccgagttctcccAAAATTTTTCCCTACAAAGAGAGCTCACGTGCCACTTAAACTACCCCATTAGATTTCTACCATCCTTTCTTTGTCTTTCTTCAATATGACAGGGAAAATTTATCCGaaacattcaaatttataattaatttccaAAATTTTTCAACTACCTTATTTATACGGTGGTcataaatgttgaaaattttactaatttatgatttatgattttttttttgttggtcaAGAAAGGTGGTTATAAATCGTGAGCTTAccaacaatattaaaaatatcaccatATTATAAAGTGAAAGATATATTTTACaacttttaataatttaagTCTAAAACGACCAATCTCAATTAACTGAGCAACCTAAAACACTTTTTCCATTATGTTTTTCAATAAGATGAATGCATAATGTATTACAATCATAGTAACATATGACTACGtacataaaattaataattagtatAGTCGTATTCCAGTTAGCAATAATACAATACAATTATTTGGTGTATACGGCGTGACTCAAAGACGccgaatgttttttttttttttttaacctctAGTACTCATAGTAGCAATAAGGGTGGGCAGGAAAGGTTATAATgtattgaaaatgttgttaattGGATCTGATCAGTATAGGAATTAGTTATGATTACTTCCATTtatctaaaaatgaattttgtaGTTAGAGGTGTACAATTCGGTTCGATTTTTCCAAACTGAACGGTAATGAATTCTTGTATTGAACATAACATTTTAGGAAGTATTGAAAGCTTAATTAACTTAgtctaaattattttaaagtattGAAGTAACcttttttgtaagaaaaaaaatgaaaaacgtCAATTCAACCCCCCATCGCTACAACATTTTTAGAGGATATTCCTAGTTAGAAAAATTTATACCTCTAATTtagtaatttgtatatattgcAATATAATAGTCAAGCTGCAAATGGAAGGATATAgagtaacatatataataatggtaagtctaatcatatacatacattatagaCATAATACTATATATTAAACAACTTCTCACAATGTGTGTCTTCTATATTGATTATGTGaagtcaaaaaaattatatagcgGATCCACTAACCAAAGAATTAAGTAGAGAATCAATAGAGATGTTGTCATGAGCAATGAGATTATAGCCCTTCGAATATAGTTGTATAATGGATACCCAATCTTGCTAGCACATAGGCCCAAAAGGGAttggaaaattaaattattgaacGAAGTGCAGTCACTATGGGGATCTCGAACTCCTATCCATTGCGTTTTGAAATAGTGACTCTTGCATGAGGTTATTAGCATAAATGCATGctttaattattctaaaatattgATTGGCATGAGCAAGAGTATGTAGGATACTTGGAAAAAGAATTAGCAATGTGAGAAAGAAGTAGACCGCTTCAAATTAAAGGAGAATTGTATgtgttcaattttttaaaactcttGTAGAGTCAGACAAGGTGTTTCAGGGCTAAAACAGACACAACCATGAGAACTGAACAAAGATAACAGTTTGGAGGTTCTTGAGTAAGATATATTATCATTTATACAAACAACAATACAATTCAAAGATATGGTGTTCAATTATTGGATGCTAGTAAGTAAATGTATCATAGAGGGTTCAAAGGGTAATACATACCTATCCTATGCAATGGCCAATACGTTGAACACCATTTGTGTCATTGTATTTTTACTAGTGCAAACACATGTATGTCCCTTTTCAATATGGGACTAAGGCTATTTAAAAGCCTTTCCAAACACCAATTTTTTCAATTGAAGGGTACACTTTGAGAATCAGTTTCCCACGTAAGCATTATTCATtttgaatgtataatatatgaaattaaaaatctaaCATATGAGAACCCAAATCCATGTGACCTGAcccaattaaattataaatggaCCCATTGAAAACTATAAGTCAAAACGAAAAccttaaatgttatttttagcTAATTTTCTAATGATCCCaatatgaataaaaattgatttttcgaGACTACTTAATTGATGTTCATTtctatgttcttttttttttgtagtagtgcATGTTCAAAATAGAGATGACAAtaaattcaagatcaaatttacaattcataacAATCACAAGTAATAGATCAAATAATCgatcaaagaaattaaataagtaaatttgcaaagaaattaaataggAATGGACTTATCTATTTGAAGGTGAAATTGGAAATCAAAATCTTTAATCCTTGATCAAATGTAGTACTTGAAATTGAATCCCAGAAATGCTTGTAATTGAAAATGGAATTGAGAAGAAATTTTTATCTAGAAAGGTTGAAAAAATAACAGGTAAAAAGTCTCTAAAAGTAGTCTACGAAGtttctaaaaagaaaacaaaagctCTCTTTAAAATTTGATTGACTCCCTTTTATACTTCTCGGATCAGCTTACGTTATGAACGTAACGTGCCTCACGCACAAAAGACCTCGTtattgtgagcataaatataatataaacataaacgtgcagtccaactatcagcttagacttttagttggatggagcacgtCATTCAATTGTTTCAATTGTTATGAGTGTAACACTCTCTCATAGCAATAGAGATCCAGATGTCTTGCGGATGACTCCATAATGAACCGATACGCGCATATTGATTGCATCAAATTATTTTACACTTATGACTAATATTTTATTCTTCTCCAATTTTTAAGTATTGAGAAAACTATTTGTAGTAGTTTAgataatgtataatgtatattttatttcgttcataatatttatatgtgtttTTACTAATTGTTACGTGATTTACTTTAAATCGTATTTTTGGTGCATAATGAATTAACAATGAGCCATATTAGTATCACAGAGCCTATTGATCAAGGCCAACATTGTAGAAATGTTCAAAAGAGATGTTGTGATAATGTCTAAGCAAAAACATAGAAACCTACGTCATAGGTTAACTGCTAATGTTTTGGCGgatgaaaaagaaagaagactTCATAAACCAAATCACATTGTAGTCTTCTTGTTAGGTGGGGTTTAatattgttgagcatataatattaatatataaacgtAAATGTGCACTCCAACTATAGACTTATGCTTTTAGGTTGAGATGAAACATgtacttcaatttggtatcagagtcaacATCATCCAAGAGATCATGGTTTGAATCTTTGCGCCACCTAATAAAAAGAGTCGGGTTTGGAGCCCGACAAAAGTAATCAGTCCTCACACATGTGttaagcatatataatatacaaatgtgcagtccaactataagCTTAGCTTTTTTGTTGAGATGGAGGACATGCTTTAATTAATATCATCTTTGTATATCCCAAAGGGGTAGCTCAAGTGCCAAAGGAGCTTCTTTGTGAGGAAGAACTCCGGCATAAGCCGAGTTCGATTTTCTGTCGCAAGTGACAATTCCTCATTGGGCCAATTCCTGTGTCTCTTGGGGCAAGCAGGGATTAGTCAGGTGGACTCGGACTGTTAAACGGACGGTGAAAGACTTAGAACACCTCgtgagtttaaaaaaataaagttatctTTGTATGCTTTGCTTGGTTAATCAAATGATATGTTATTCATCAATTGTATTTTTACTAATCtctatcctttttcttttttccttttttttattcCTCTGATATTTGTTTAGTGCTGAATTGCTGATGCTCAGCTCAATTAAGTCAACAAGAATTGAAGGAGGTGGATGACGACCATGATGGGATGCATGCCTGGTTTAATTTAGCATTAAAGAGCTCTACCCTCCTGGTGTAAAGTAAAAGTATtgattccttttgttttttgaaacAAAAGTATTGATTCCTTTTCACTCAATTTATTACTAAATTTCCTCATATAGGATAACTTCTTTTTAGTGCATTGTGTGATATTATGTCATCTGTTGTTTCCTCCACGGCTCCACTAGTAAAACATGAACTCCAATTATTGGATGCTAGTAAGTAAATGTATCATAGAGGGTTCAAAGGGTAATACATACATATCATATGCAATGGCCAATACGTTGAACACCATTTGTGTCATTGTATTTTTATTAGTGCAAACACATGTCCCTTTTCAATAGGAGTAcaaggaattgaaaggtaaaaagcgacaaaatgactaaaatgcccttatattgTGGTAgatgtagtaatagtagtagtagtaatagtaataataataataatatattattattattatttcaaataataataataataataagtataataataattcattcaaatagtaataataataataattctttcaaaataataataataataacaataataataataataataataattctttcaaaataataataataataataataataatagcaacaattctctcaattttttttaaaagacaaagggtatgggaggagggacaaaattgtctttacaccaacaaattgtcactcctctccaccgaattgcaattcatggggggtatcccatgaattgcaattcaacatttggagggaattgcaattctgcggaattacaattccctccaaccaaacactgtaatttgggaattcactgaattgcaattgcAATTCCCCTCTAACTACATctaaccaaacaggccattaaattaaggagaaaaaaaaaaactagatatAATGTTTCAAAAGAGAACACTAAGTGCAATTAGTTTCCATATTCGATGTAATTAATGATAACATTGGGCATATTATACTGCTGTTGGGTATATTTTATATTGCTGCTAGTGCATCCTAAAGGCAAATCATAACTACTAACTCTAAAGTAAATTtctaaatcaaattaaaaaaaaaaaaaagacctaaACCATAAACCAAGCAAAAATCTAAACCATAAATAATTTTAACAAGTATGCAATTTCATTGCATTTATATGTATCACGAGATGTACTCTATAATGTTGCTAAATGCACTCTATAGTGTTGTTATActtacatttaaaatttgagttatttaaaaaaaaaatgttacatcgttttttttcccttctcttcCTGCTTTAAGTAGTTAGATCTTTCTAGATGAACGACTCTGGTTGGTTCCTAATTCATATTGAACTACTTGTGTGACTAGTTGTACTACTCatgtgaataataaaaaataaataaatacactcTTATCTTTcatataattgtttaaaaatctTTCATATAATTGTTTTGTACTCTCTAAATTAATATAAAGGTTGCAGGTTTGAATTCTATGGCATAATTATTGAATAAATACTATGAATAGATTAGAATGTACTAAAAAAACtcttattttccaaaaaaaaaaaaaaactcataaataGTTGTTTGTGCAGAACAAATGTGTCATTCATGCATTATGCATGTGTGCATCGTTAGTGTAtgagtttatatatttaaatataattacatgttaTTCTGTACTATTGTGTTTTTTTCAAATGTAGTGAATAAAGAGCACTGCAATGTTACAAACTTACAACGCGTATGGGAGCCCTAACGGCTAAAATAAAAACCTGAAATGttcattagattttttttatttccaaatgTAGTGAGTAAGAGCACATGCAATTAATGTTAACAATTTGTATGGGAGCCCTGAAAGCTAAAATCAAAGCTTGAAATGATCAGTACATATTTTACATTTTCCCAAATGTAGTGAATAAGAGCATATTTATTGTTAAGAATTCGTATGAGAGCCCTAAAAGctaaaatcaaaacttgaaatGATCAGTAGATGAGAGCTCATGCACTTTTAACAATTCGTATGGGAAACCTAAAAGCTATTTTAAAAGTTAGAAAAATTATTCCCATGTTTTGTGTAATTTTTGACttagaaaattttgaattaatgaaaATCCAATTCAATTGATACCAAGAAAAGTATATCTCACTTAAGGAGGTAGAATTCTTTTTCATAGTAAGAATCtaccaaatttatttaattatgtatttatcttttttatacCATGCTAAAAgtttattataaatacatataagaAATTTATTTCTCCCTTTATTAGGAAATATGACAACACtatttatcaaaaatatttaCATCTAGGTACCTAGTCTCAAATACAATCATTAATAACGATGCATGgtctcttctttttttaaatcgCATTTACTATATTTTGGTAGAGTTTTTATGTCATCTTGTTCGTAATTTGATTCCTTTCATCcaagtatgtgtgtgtatataaactCTCaactatttgtatatatatatatatatataacaaaaatatattagatattTAAAAACCCATCACCATTCCCCACCCATGCTTCCATCCAAATGAACCCATCCCCATCATTTAATTAAAGCAATACTCCGTACTTCCAAATTGAATTGGATGTGagatgttttgttttttttttggtgagcaATGATGTGATATGTTGTGCTATAAACTAAAAagtgtattttaatatattaaattaggATAATGCTAGATGGCCTTATATTATTACCCACCTACTTGCTAATTTTAACACTGCACcaaaaaatactatataaacTCTTATTTCTTACTCACAACGTCACTCTCATAAATTCTTGatgtaacatttttttcttGAGACCCACGTAATAAAAATATCCATATTTGTTACCCACATCATTGAGTAAAAGCGAAGGAATAGAATTTGGAAGTGAAATCATCTATTAAAACTTATCAAATCAAAGAGTGTCAAGTTAATTTGTAAGTGATATATTTAAGAGTACGTAAACAACATTTTCtattaaatt of Ipomoea triloba cultivar NCNSP0323 chromosome 3, ASM357664v1 contains these proteins:
- the LOC116013042 gene encoding zinc finger BED domain-containing protein RICESLEEPER 1-like, with protein sequence MLQSALTYQKVFESCEDSDSSFKSDLGDFVPNFMDWESVSSLVELLKCFYDMTIRISGSLYVTANTFFSEISDLNCILTGMVEAGGAVSLMGRHMKAKFEKYWGDIDKMNLMIFFANILDPRDKLEYMPTQINHMYGEEKGKPYYDKVLAGLNELFDDYSVPATSSASGSSVSAAVGSASSVSSVSSVSVGRPQHLLKSQIKKQRLESGGKKKTELDIYLSEAIVEEENSFDILRWWKINAVRFPILSKLARDVLAIPISTVASESAFSTSGRVLDPFRSSLTPKIVEALVCTQDWLRLPNTPLCIEENLEELERFEKELVDGGSGRNFDPTLATIPFMWQMAMMKLPPII